The Clavelina lepadiformis chromosome 3, kaClaLepa1.1, whole genome shotgun sequence region AGACTATCTCTTACAAAAGTACAACTAAAATCACTCTCCTGCTGCAGAGGTCAAACTCAAAAGCGgaatttctttatttaaaaCTGAACCTATCCCCGATTTATGTGTTTTGCTAGTTTTTTGCTAGAAACTGCATGCAACCCTGAACTTTCTAGCACACTAAATGCTAGAGTAATTCCTAGGCTAAAAACAATGTTCACCTGTAACTTCTCTAAACAGATTTGTGAGACCCTACATAAGACTGCAATGAAGTTAAATAGAAATCTGAATTTCTGACCCATATTCCTTATCTACATGTTTACCCCTTTTTTATACCAGTTGCTGAAACTGATATTTTAAATACTAAACAGTAATTATATATTGCGTTAGGttggtaaaatttttaaagaattgTGTTGTAAGGATTGTATAGGTTTGCAGCACGTATCATTAGTGTTATGTTTTGATATACAAAGTGATTGAAGTAACCCTCtttttctaaactttttttctaaactaTAATTCTAGCTGGAAATTCTTTGCTAAATCAGTTGATGCAGCTGCCAGGCCACTTAAAAAATTGGTGGCAAATGCTGAAGCCATTATCgaattttgaataaaactcTATGCAATATATTTTCTTCTCATATtcatttcttgtaaaaattataGTTCAGAAATAGTTCGTACGTATTTAAAAATGGAAGGCTCTTGATATAGCAAACATGTTCACATACTTTCATATTTAGGTCAAGAAGACTTCCCTGACAAATGGCACACTTTACTAGAGGAAATGATAGGTCATTTTCAAAGTAATGATTTTCATGTCATTAACGGTGTTCTGCAAACTGCGCACTCTTTGTTTAAACGGCAAGTGTTTTCATTATACATGTATCAAATAGAAATAGAAGGTTCAACAGAGCCTGGTATTTTATCTTTCATTGTTCCATGATTctattaatttctttttttgtttcagatatCGTCACGAATTTCGATCTGACAAGCTGTGGACCGAAATCAAGCATGTGCTTCAACAGTTTGCAGCACCATTAACTCAGCTattgaatactactataagtTTGGCTGAACAGCATTCAAGCAATGAAGGCGTTTTGAGGGTTTGTGTTGATCGTTCATATATGTATGCtatgaattgaaaatattgtatAACGTATATACAttacaaatataattttttgatgaaatggaGTGTTACAATAATGTCGATATTGTGTCATGCAATTATGaagttataaaatatatatagatattaCTGTTTTTGCCTTTATCTGTCTTTAAACGTCACATACcagtattttgtttatatagCCTAACTGGTTCTACATTTGTTAGGTTCTTTTCAGCTCACTGGTTCtgatttgcaaaatcttctaCAGTTTGAATTATCAGGTATGGCTTTTATATGGAACTGTATTTATGTCCTTGTGATTATTATGCAGGTAGAATTTTGTTGCGGGTAGAAGGTATTGTAGATATGATTACAGACCATAATGCGGTGGTTTTTAAAGTATTTGTCGCGACCCAAACAAGGGTTGCAAAGGGTGAAAAAATGGGTTGAGCCGTGGCAATGCAAACCTATGTTTGTAATTAAATACATTGCTTCATAGTGAGTGGACCACACAACGTtgactttgaaaacaaacttagCAACTTACTGCATAAAAATCATCCACACActcattatttattttgtgttaaaatacACTGTTTGAGATTTTCACCAAGCTCAGATTTCGGTCGCGctcaaaaaaagtttggggATTCGGAACTTATGGGTCTCTGAACATGAGGTAGTGGCATTTAAGGGGTATATATCATATTTCTCCTTCATGTTTGACTAGCCATGTCTCAAAAGCTCTTTATGTTATGGACCTTGCTTCCTTAGACATGAAGTAAAAAGTTAgtgcacttttaaaaatttaaacttaaaatttgattAATAAATTCCAGTTTTGGAATGTTTTTTGTCATATCTATTACTTTATATTACCTATAATGATGATTTGAATATTCTTATTAGTTGTTTTTGATAGTCCAACAACTTTTTAGATGGCAAAAATGTTTAACTATTTTTAATCAGTAGATAGCGCCAGGGAGGCCATTAAAGTTGCAAGAAGTTGTTAAATCCCCACATTCAAGCTGAAAACAGCAGCGAACAGCAGCTTATTGTGTTCAAAAATCATGAAAACcagcatttttttcattgatgttTTTGTATCTGTATTGGTTTAAAGCAAATATCAGGCTATGTGGCATTTATTACTACATGTATGGAAGTTTTAATTGACagcaacattttaaaaatccaTATGTTTTTTTAGCTTGAATGTGGGCATCTGAAAACTTCTGACTACTGTATCTTGAGGGCCTCCCTGGCGTCACTTAGTGACTGaaaattatttaacttttttgctcaTGTTCAAAGACCTATATCTAAAAAAGCACTCGAAGTAGAGcaaaaaaagctttgaaatATACTTGGTTAATGCATTTTTaaccaaataataaaatattaccaAAATTTGTAAGATATTGGTTGAAACAACGTGAAATGACTCATATACCACTGTTACAGTGTATGGAAGATTTGTTTTAACGTTCAGTTATCTTTCAAGGATTTGCCAGAATTTTTTGAAGACAATATGGAAACATGGATGACACATTTCCACTCTTTGCTTACAACAGACAATTTGCTCCTTCACACCGAAGTACAttctaataataattataaaactCATTTgtaatgttaaaatgttttaatacagCCTCGAATGTTGAGTAACATTAATTGTCATTCTAGACCCAAAGTTAGCACTTTGTATTTAAATTCTGCCTTTTTTGCAGCATGATGAAGAAGCTGGTCATGTAGAACTATTAAAATCACAAATATGTGACAACGTTTCCCTTTATGCACAAAAATATGACGAAGAGTTTGGTCGGTTTTTACCTCAGTTTGTAACCGCTGTTTGGAATCTTTTAGTTAACACAGGAAGAGAGTTAAAATATGACCTTGTAGGTATATGTAAAGTATTAATGTTTTGTACCTGTACTCATTTTTCCTGGAAGCATATTTCCTTGACCACCAACAAATGGGTCACATTGCTTTAATAGAAATTCTTTTCttagtaaaatatttgttataaaactaTCAAGCATGTTACCCCTTCTAAGAATTGCTTAGTATTTTTCAAATGACCCATCGTATTCttgtcaataaattttttagctTGTGTCCAATGCTATTGGCTTTTTGCGGTCTGTATGTGAGCGGCCACAATATAAGTCCTTATTTGAAGCAGAAGGTGTATTACAGTCTATTTGTGAAAAGGTGATATTTGGTTTGTATGTGTACTTATTTACTCTTGAAAGcatgaaataatattttagttaataaCAGGCATCAAATTTAATAAGTTACTGTATGTAAAAATTTACTGATCCATACCAggcataaaaaatttttatgtttgagTTCTTTTTTTGAACTGTGTTTTTATTATATGGTAGGTAGTTATTCCAAACATGGAATTTCGGAATGCTGATGAAGAACAGTTTGAAGACAATCCTGAAGAATATATAAGAAGAGACTTGGAAGGATCAGGTTATTTTTACTGATTATTGATTTTATTCAATGATAGAAACCTTAACTATTGATGTATATTACTGTGCAATGTGTTGCTGATTGAATCACCTTTCTATAGAATATTCCTAAACAATGTCTATTCTGACTTTCAGATACTGACACTAGACGAAGAGCTGCTTGTGATTTAGTTCGAGGCTTAATCAAGTTTGCTGAAGGCCCAGTTACACAGATATTTTCACAATATGTTGGTGTAATGCTTGAGGTTAGTTACTGTTCTTTCAAACTAGAAAACCATGTTGATCATGAAGCATTGCAGCTGTCTCACTTTCCACATAGAAACTTCTACCTCTGATTAAAAAGGAATTGTAAGAAATTGGAGTTATGTTGCATGTGTCTTATGTTCAATATGTTTAGGCTAACAGCATGGATTTTGCATTAAGCATAATATGCTGCTACAATCTTGAGTTTTGTTGattaacaattaattaattgtagAAGATATTATACAGCTGCGACAAAATAACTTAGGATTTGTTAcagtttttaatgaaaatcactacttttgtttgaagtacgaattttctttgaaacaGACGACAAACGTTAATATTTGGTAAATTGGTGATATTTTCCTTgattttagaactttttgcagacATTTTGGATTTGGATTTCACTCAGATTTCCAAAATAGTTCAGTTTTATCTTTTGGCGCCATACTTTTCTAATTGTTCTAAAAAAAGGGAAATGTGACCAAATAGTaatgtttgtgttgtttgaTTCAATAAAAATCCATTGTTTAGACTAAAGTTGTGATTTTAATGGAAAATGTACCTGGTCCTTAGAAGTCATTTTGCAGCAGATGTATATACAACTGTAgttgaaattaaacatttttattatatgtTGCTAGCGCTATTTGTCATGTCgtgaaaaaaattggaaaagcAAAGACTCCGCTATTTATTTGGTAACATCATTGGCACAAAAAGGATCAACAGCTAAACAGGGAACAACTCAATCTAATGAACTTGTGGATTTGCAGCAGTTCTTTAGCACTCATATTCTCCCTGAACTTAAGCAAGATGGTGAGTCAGaaccaaaaaatcaaaatttatctTAGGTCATTTTTTGATAGAAACAGCAATTATCTTGGGCAGAATCAAAAACTCAGGCTGGATCTGGTAGGGCCAGTCACCTTTTATTGGTCTCGTGAGTTCTTTTTGTATACATCTTTTTTCAAGTAAAGCAAGGCTATGTTTTTGTGTATATGGACatttaacttgaaattttataaaatgacaaTTTGTTCACAATGTTTTGTGTGTCATTTGTAAATCCCCAGAACATGTCATTTAGCCCTGATATGGAAAAAGGTTACATACCCTTgattcatattatatgaaattGGCAGTTAGTGTAGTATTATGTTATAATCCCAAAAAAGCTATCAGTTCCAAATCATTTTGACCATTCGCTTTGATCAGCTCAACAAAATTACTCAGTACTACTTGCATGCAGCATTCTTTCAGTCTGTGGCAAAATCAAGAAGTGATTTTAattgttgcttttttgaaatgtaattttCAAGTGATATTTTGTTCCGATTGCAGTGTTGCAAATATAGTATTTTCAAGCCACACTTGGGGCGTTTTGAACAGTTTccacaaggaaatttttcttttttaagtaTTTGGTGTAATGAAAAATGATACTTTATGCATgtacttttttaaatgtaatttaatACATTTTAAAGGAGTCTTTAGTTAGGTAGTGCTTTCCTTAATTTGTCATTTTGGCAATAGTTcaatcttttttaaatatgtGTCAAGCTAACACTGCTGCAGACTGACAGCCAATTTgacttaaattttatgtttcagtGAATGAGCTTCCAGTGTTGAAGTCTGATGCCATACGCTTTGTTATCACATTTAGAAACCAGCTTGGTCATGATGCACTAATGCTGGTATTTCCACATTTTGTCCAACTTCTTTTATCTACTAGTCATGTGGTGCACACTTATGCTGCTCATGCAATTGAAAGGATTTTGATGATAAAAGGCAATGGGCAACTTCCCCTGTAAGTTTCTGTTGTGGTTTTTGCCGATAACAATCATTGGTTAACCATAATTTCATGCATCTTGTAATTCGTTTTAGACTGCTTTAAAGctagattttgtttttttttaatttatggtcatcattttatttttagagtGACCCAGTCTGACCTTTCGCCACACTTGGAGCTGattttaacaaacatttttgctgcTATGACCATTTCTGGTTCTGAAGAAAATGAATATATGATGAAGGCATTAATGAGAGTACTTTCTCATGGTCAGAAAGCTGTGATACCATATATAGGCATGCTAGTAAATGGACTCACAGAGAAGCTTGTTATAGTGAGCAAGGTAACCCTAACCCTATTTTTGTAACAACAGTTTTATGTGTACATTTTGTTTATGTACTTTTTTACGATTCACTGTGAACTTTTTTTCTGCTTTACAGAATCCAAGCAAACCCCATTTTAACCATTATCTTTTTGAAACACTGTCTTTGTGTATACGAATCACATGcgcaacagaaaaaaatgcagTTAATAGCTTTGAAGAAGCTTTGTTTGGTCCCTTTACTGAAATACTTCAGAAAGATGTCACTGAATTTATACCATATGTATTTCAAGGTATTCTGCAATTgtaatgataaaaaaatggTGGCACATTTACGAAAAAACGAAAGTAAGATAAACTCTGAGGTTAAGGTATAGTTATTCAGACAAGGTTTTATAAGCTTAAGCTTAATATGTCAAGTGCAATTATAGGTATTCTATCAGCAAACATAACCACCAGTATCtacagttaaaaataaaaaaacgtttaaactTGCAAATGCTTGTTTAGATAAATATATATTAACCTTTGAGTTTATCTTACTGTTCCTTTTCAATTGTAATGTTTTGCCTACTTGGGTAAACAAAAACCAACCTCAGTAACCCATCATTCTGTTTGCAGTTATGTCGCTTTTGCTTGAAATCCATGATCCACCGATACCAAGTACTTATATGGGTTTATTTCCACATCTTCTTGCACCTTTGTTGTGGGAGCGACCTGGAAATATCCCTGCACTTGTTCGATTATTACAAGCCTTCATCGATAAGGTTTTGACACACATTAGTTAACATACCTAGTTAATTTATCTGTTTAGCTTGGATATCTTCTGTTTGTAGCCACCGTTTATGCTTCATGTATACATTTATCACgctaaatatttcattaaaatttatccattttgtttttctgagGATTTATATTCTCCGACGATTTACTTCACTTAGTCAGCCATTCCTTTGTTTAGGGTGGAAACGCTATTGCTCAATCTGGAAAACTTGATAATCTTCTCGGCGTTTTCCAGAAGCTTATTGCATCAAAATCTAATGATCACTTCGGATTTTACATCTTGAACACAATGGTGGAGGAAATGAAAATGTTAGTACCAAACAGTATTAAGACCCGATTGTATATATAGTTGTATACTCTATAAAAGTAAATATAATCGGTTTAAACTAATTAAGCTTTATAATGTAGTACGCTTTTAGTCGACGATGTAACTTAATCATGTTATTTTGACGCTCAGAGAAGTTTTGAAACCCTACGtgaaacaaatcttttctcTGCTGTTTCAACGTTTGATGCGCAGCAAGACGGTCAAATATGTACGAAGCTTGCTTGTATTCTTTGCTGTTTACATCGTTCGCAATTCACCTGATGATTTCTATGA contains the following coding sequences:
- the LOC143449982 gene encoding exportin-2-like — translated: MTEDTYTALAKCLQQTLSHDAVQRKEAEKFLESVEGSPGYSLVLLKFLDDGSKQDTGVSFAAAITFKNFIKRNWRKTEDEPNKLNMEDRNTIKSTIVNLMLHTPDHLQRQLSQAISIIGQEDFPDKWHTLLEEMIGHFQSNDFHVINGVLQTAHSLFKRYRHEFRSDKLWTEIKHVLQQFAAPLTQLLNTTISLAEQHSSNEGVLRVLFSSLVLICKIFYSLNYQDLPEFFEDNMETWMTHFHSLLTTDNLLLHTEHDEEAGHVELLKSQICDNVSLYAQKYDEEFGRFLPQFVTAVWNLLVNTGRELKYDLLVSNAIGFLRSVCERPQYKSLFEAEGVLQSICEKVVIPNMEFRNADEEQFEDNPEEYIRRDLEGSDTDTRRRAACDLVRGLIKFAEGPVTQIFSQYVGVMLERYLSCREKNWKSKDSAIYLVTSLAQKGSTAKQGTTQSNELVDLQQFFSTHILPELKQDVNELPVLKSDAIRFVITFRNQLGHDALMLVFPHFVQLLLSTSHVVHTYAAHAIERILMIKGNGQLPLVTQSDLSPHLELILTNIFAAMTISGSEENEYMMKALMRVLSHGQKAVIPYIGMLVNGLTEKLVIVSKNPSKPHFNHYLFETLSLCIRITCATEKNAVNSFEEALFGPFTEILQKDVTEFIPYVFQVMSLLLEIHDPPIPSTYMGLFPHLLAPLLWERPGNIPALVRLLQAFIDKGGNAIAQSGKLDNLLGVFQKLIASKSNDHFGFYILNTMVEEMKIEVLKPYVKQIFSLLFQRLMRSKTVKYVRSLLVFFAVYIVRNSPDDFYELVQSIQNNMFVMVVEKLIIADLQKVLGKMERKICSVGYSKLLTSCATMFDENNSQLWTPLLEAVIGLFELPEDETVPEEEHFIEIEDTPGYQTSFSQLAFASKREHDPVKVDNPKLYLAQSLGSLSKQYPGKVPSMLGVMNSNAREFLQGYLQAAQVQLL